CATATCATCCAGTTGCTCGACAAGCGCGGCAGCCTCTACCATTTCCGCCATATCCTGCTGCGCCCGGTCTATACGATGGACGAGCTCAACGAAGGGGTCGTGTTCCTGGACAGCATCGCCAACCAGATACGCAAGGATTCCCTCTCGTTCGACAAGGCCGCCCTCCAGTTCTCCGACGACGCCACGTCGAAGATGAACGGCGGTATCGTCTCGAACCACGACATCCTGGAGCGTTTCAATGCCTTCGAGGCGAAGCTCACCGTGACGAAGTTCCTGCGTGAGGATTTCGCGCACTTCGGTGCACTGGACGACTACAATGCCTTGATCCGCCTCAAACCGGGCGAGATTTCGCCTGCATTCCTGACCGAGGACATCATGGGCAACCAGCTGGCCAAGATCGTCAAGCTCGTGGAGATCATTCCCACGCATGTCGCATCGCTCAACGAAGACTACCTCCGGCTGGAGGAGATGGCGCTCAATGCCAAGCAGGAGCGGGTGTTCAAGGAGTGGCTGACCAAGAAGATCGACGCCATGTACGTTTACATCGACCCCGAATTCCGCGACGGGGAGTTCGAGAACAAAAGTTGGGTGAAATAAACCGTGCGCAGGCTCTTTACCATAGCTGCCGTCGTGCTGGCTGCGGGCAGTGTGATTTTCGCCCGCAGCGGGATGCAGGCACCCGGACAGGAGCCCGAGGCCGAGAAGAAACTCATCGACCTGAAGTCGGACAACATGGGCCCCATAGCCCCCGGCGACTCGGTGATCTTCCTGGTCGGCAATTTCGCCGCGCAGCATAACGGCGCTGTCATTACGTGCGACAGTGCCGTGCGTTATTCGGACATGCGGATCGAGTTCTTCGGCAATGTCCTCATCAACAAGAATACGACCTATATTTACGGCGACCGTGCCGAATACAACGGCGAGCTGAACGAGGCGCGGGTCTATTCCGACATCGTCAAGGTCGTCGACGGCGATGCCACGCTCTATACCTACCGGTTTGTTTTCAACACGAAGGAGAATATCGGCCAGTTCGCCGACGGCGGCGTACTGATAAACCGGGACAACCGGCTCGAATCGGTGCGCGGCTACTATTATGCCAACACCAAAGACCTCATTTGCGTAGACCGCGTCGAGATGCGTAACGACGAATACGAACTCAAGGGCGACTCGGTGGTCTACAACATGGCCACCGACAACGCTTTTTTCTTCGAGAATACCAACATCTGGAACAAGGACGGCGACTACCTCTATGCCGACCGGGGCGCGTACGACAAGGCCGATACGCTTTACCGGGTCACGCGCAACGGTTATGTGCTGACCGAGAAACAGGAGATGTGGAGCGACAGCATCGACTATTTCCGCGCCAAAGACCACGTGGTGCTGTGGCGGGACATCCAGATCGACGATACGGAGCACAAGGTGCTCGCCTTCGGCGATTACGGCGAGTATTGGAAGGAGCCGGGCGATGTATTCCTCACGCGGCGCCCCTCGGTGGTGAGCTACGACCTTACGCAGGGCGATTCGCTCTTCATGCGTGCCGACTCGATGTTCCTCTTTACGGTCAACGAGAATGCCCGGCGCCGGGCTGCGGAGAAGGCCGCGGCCGATTCGCTTGCGCGTATGAGGGCCGATTCCCTGCAACGGCCCGATTCGCTGGGGCAGCATCCCGATGGATCGGCCGTCACGGCCGGCCCCGAGGGCGGACGTATTGTGCCCGGGCTGCGTCCCGGCAGTGCAGCCGATTCGCTTTCGTCGGCCGGTGGAACGGATTCGCTCGCCGCAGCTTCCGGCCCCGATTCGCCGGCGCATGGTTCGTCGGGGGCGGATTCGCTGCACATGGCCGATTCGCTCTCCGCGCCGGGCAGCCTGCCCGACTCGCTGGACAGGGCTGCAGATACGCTGACCGTTGCCCAGCGCAAGGCCCTGCTCAAGGAAGCGGCGCGCAAGGCCAAGGCCGAAAAGAAGGCCGCGGCAGCCAAAATCAAGAAGGCGCAGCTCGATTCGATAGCCGTCAGACGTAAGGAGAAGGCCACGGCCAAACTGCTGTCGCAAAAGGAGCGCGAGGAGGCGCGTCTGGCCGCCCGGAGGCTGAAGGCTGCGGCGAAACTCAAAGCCCGGCAGGCGCGTGCCGCCCGCAAGGGAAAGGTGATCCCGGTCGATTCGGCGGCCCTGCGCGAACTGGATTCGCTCATCGAGATGAACATGGCCGAACAGGATTCGCTGCTCAACCTGCTGGCCGATTCGCTGTTGGCTGACACGGGGGCGATGGCGCTCCCGGCCGATTCGGTCGACTCGCTCGCCCTGCCGCGCGACAGCATCTACCGCCTGATGAAAGGTTACCGCGACGTGAGGATCTTCAGGTCGGATTTCCAGACCGTGTGCGACTCGATCGTGGCGATCAGCACCGATTCGACGATCCACCTCTATATTGACCCCGTGTTGTGGAACCAGAGCAACCAGATCACTTCGGACGTAATGGATATTTTTACCGAGCGGCAACAGATCAAACGCGCCGAATTCATCGGCAGTCCGATGATGGTCAGCCAGCTCGATACGACACATTACAATCAGGTGGCGGGCAAGACCATGACCGCCTACTTCTACAACAACCAGATATACCGCAACGACGTCAACGGCAATGCCCAGACCATCTATTACATGCAGGACGGCGAGCCGCCCGAGATCACGATGATGGGCGTTATCGAGAGCGGCGACTGCTCGTTCTATATCGAGGACAAGCAGGTGGTGCAGATCGTCTACCGCAACGAAATCACCGATGCCTTCTATCCGATGGACAAGATTCCGCCCACGCAGGAGCTCTACCTGAAAGGCTTCAAATGGGAGGGCGCGCGGAGGCCTGCGCAGGCCGACGTGTTCGACCGCAGGATACGCCCCTCGCAGCGGGCGGCGCGTTCGCAAATGCGGCATCCCGATTTCCCGATCATGATGCGCATCGAGGAGCATAAGAAACGCCTGATCGAACAGCGCCGCTGGGCCGATCGCAACGACCAGGTCGACCCGCTCACCGTCGAGTGGATGCGCGAACTGGGATACGAGGTCGGGCAGCCGCGCGAGCCGCAACGCCCCGCGCCGCAGGCCGAATAACCGGCGCCGCAACTCTCTGCCGGTAATTCGGATGGTCTATGCAACCATACGGAAACCGTAACAAAAGGCGAAAAGCGAAAAACTTTTCGCCTTTTGTGTTATTTTTGCAGCCGGTTATTCGTCAGTTGGTTTTACATATGAAAAAAAGTCTGATTGCACTGGCATTCGGGACACTTGCCCTGGGAATGTCGGAGTTCGTGATGATGGGCATCCTGCCCGATATCGCCCGCAGCCTCGGGGTTTCCATCCCCGAGGCCGGGCATCTTATTTCGGCCTATGCCCTGGGCGTTTGCTTCGGGGCGCCGCTTACGGTGCTGGTAGCCCGGACGCGTCCGCTCAAACAGATACTGCTGGTGCTCACGGCCCTGATCGCCGTCGGGAACCTGTGCGCGTCGCTGGCGCCGAATTACTGGATGCTGATGGCGATGCGCTTTGTGTCCGGCCTGCCGCACGGCGCCTTTTTCGGTGTCGGGTCGATCGTCGCAGAGCGGGTGGCGGATGCGGGGAAGCGCACGGAAGCCGTTTCGATCATGATCGTCGGCATGACCGTCGCCAACCTGTTCGGCGTGCCGCTGGGTACCTATATCAGCAATGTGCTGTCATGGCGCACGACCTTTGCGATCGTCGCCGTATGGGGCGTGGTGGCGCTGACGCTCGTAAGGATGTGGGTGCCCCGCATGGAGCCGCTGCCCGATACGGGGCTGAAAGGGCAGTTCCGGTTCCTGCGCAGCCTTGCGCCCTGGCTCGTGCTGGCATCGGTGATGCTCGGCAACGGCGGGATCTTCTGCTGGTACAGCTATGTCAGCCCGCTGATGATCCACACCTCGGGTTTCACGGAGGAGAACCTTACGCTGGTTATCATGCTGGCCGGTTTCGGCATGTTCGCAGGCAATATCCTCGGCGGGCATCTCTCCGACCGTTTTACGCCCGAGAAGGTCGTGCGTTTTACGCTGGCCGCGGCCACCCTGACGCTGCTCGGGATTTTCTTCGGGGCACATGTCCACTACCTTTCCGTCGTGCTGATGACGCTCTGCACGGGTTGTCTGTTTTGTGTCTCGTCGCCGCAGCAGTTGCTGATCCTGGAGAATTCGCGCGGCGGTGAGATGCTCGGCGCAGCCCTCGTGCAGGTGGCCTTCAACCTGGGCAATGCGCTGGGCGCCTACTGCGGGGGCCTGCCGATCGCCCGCGGGCTGGGCTATGAATATACGGCGTTGCCCGGTGCGGGGTTCACCCTGTTGGGGTTGCTGACGGCCGTGGTTTATATCCGTAAATATCCCCGCCATGCGATGCGATAACGGTGCGGAGCTGTTTCCGGTGGTCGACGAGGCCGGGAACGTGGTCGGGTCGGCGACACGTGCCGAATGCCACGGCGGGGGTGGGCTGCTGCATCCCGTGGTGCACCTGCACCTGTTCAATTCGCGGGGCGAGTTGTACCTGCAGCGGCGCCCCGTGTGGAAGGATATCCAGCCCGGGCGCTGGGATACGGCCGTGGGCGGGCATGTCGACTACGGCGAGACGGTGGACGACGCGTTGCGGCGCGAGGTGCGCGAAGAACTCGGCGTGACGGGTTTCGTGCCCGAACGCGTGGCGGTGTACGTGTTCCGCTCGGAGCGCGAGCGCGAATTGATCTATGTCCACCGCACGGTGTACGACGGGGAGGTCGTCCCGAGTGACGAGCTCGACGGAGGGCGTTTCTGGAGCCGGGACGAAATCCTGGCGAACCTGGGCAAGGGAGTATTCACGCCCAATTTGGAGGGCGAGGTGAAGCTGGTGCTCGGGGTATAATTTTTTTTCGTATATTTGTAACCGGGAAACTGACTATGAAGCGACTGCCCTGCATACAGCAGGGTATTATCCGGCACTGGCCGGTGCGAGCCGTGGGGATTGACGCCGATCCGGAAACGCATGTCTTGCGATGATGCCTGCCGCCGGGCTTTCCCAGTCGCCGTTGTCGTCCCGTAGCCGGGGTTTCCGCCGCTGATAACCACGAAGGCCGTTTCCGACAGGTCTGAAATTTGATAGAAATACCGTATGCAGTCTCTCCTTACACATTGGGCCGACGCCCTGCTCGCATGGCTCGGGCTCACTTCCGCATTGAATAACGGCTGGGATCGCTGGGTGGCTTTCTCCCTGGTGCTGCTGGCTGTCGTGCTTTTCGATTTCCTGTGCCGCACGGTGCTCGTGCACGGGATGAGGCGCATCGTGATGCGCACCAAAGCCACGTGGGACGACGAACTGTTCAGTTCCGCCGTGCTGAGCCGGTTGTGCAATATCGTCAGCGCCATCGTGCTGGTCATCGTCCTTCCCGTAGTCTTCGACGAACAGTCGGAAGCCAGGACGATCGTCACGCGCCTGGTGCAGGTGTACATCGTCGTTACGGTCTTCCGTTTTATCAATGCCCTGCTTTATGCGGCTTTCAACATCGTCTCGGCGCGTCCAGCGTGGCAAAACAAACCGATCAACGGGTTGCGCCAGACCGGGCAGGGGATCGCGGCGCTGATCTGCGGCATCCTGATCGTCTCGATCCTGATCGGCAAGTCGCCCGCCATCCTGCTTACGGGGCTGGGCGCTTCGGCGGCCGTCATCATGCTGATTTTCCGCGACAGTATCCTCGGCTTCGTATCCGGCATCCAGCTCTCGGCGAACGACATGCTCAAGGTGGGGGACTGGATCACCGTGCCCAAATACGGTGCGGACGGTTCGGTGATCGAGGTGTCGCTCACGACCGTGAAAGTGCAGAACTGGGACAATACGATCGTTACGCTGCCGCCTTACCTGCTGGTGAGCGATTCGTTCCAGAACTGGCGCGGGATGCAGGCGTCGGGCGGGCGCCGCGTGAAGCGTTCGGTGAACCTGGACATGACGAGCGTGAAATTCTGTACGCCCGAGATGCTGGCCCGATACCGCAACATAGACATCATCCGCGAATATATCGATCAGACCGAGCAACGGGTCGAGGAGTACAACGCCGCGCATGGCATCCGCCCCGGCGAACGCAAGATCAACGGCCTGCACCAGACCAACCTCGGGGTATTCCGTGCCTATCTGGAGCGGTACCTGCGCAACGAGGTGCCTGTCAACAAGGGGATGACCCTGATGGTGCGCCAGCTGCAACCGACGGAGACGGGATTGCCGATGGAACTCTATTTCTTTACGGATACGGTGGTGTGGGTGGATTACGAACGCATCCAGTCGGATGTCTTCGACCATGTGCTGGCCGTCATCCCCGAGTTCGACCTGAGGGTGTTCCAAAACCCGTCGGGAAGCGATATCGAGGCGCTCCGCCACCTGAGGGAGCCGGGCGCACCGGCGAAACCGGCGGTTACAGGAAAACCATCAGCATCACCTGAATGATAATCACCCGCAGGAACATGCAGAGAGGGTAGACCGTGGCGTACGAAACCGACGGGTTGTCGCCCTCGATCGTGTCGTTGGCATAGTTCAGTGCCATCGGGTTGGCCATGCTGCCGCACAACATGCCGGCGACCGACCCGAAGTCGATGCGCAGGATGCGCAGGGCGAAGATGCCCAGCAGTACGACGGGGACGAACGTCAGCAGGAATCCCAGCAACAGCCATAGTGCCCCTTCGGGGCGCATGACCGTCTCGAAGAAGTGCGTGCCCGCCTCGAGCCCCAGGCATGCGAGGTACATCGACAGGCCCAGTGCCCGGAGCATCAGGTTGGCGCTGTATGTGGTGTAGGTAATCATGTGCAGGCGCGGGCCGAACGTGCCGATCAGGATGCCGACGATGATCGGGCCGCCTGCCAGACCGAGCTTTACGGGCAGGCTGATGCCCGGGATGCTTACGGGGATGCTCCCGAGCGTGAGCCCGAGGATCAGGCCGACGAAGACTGCCACGAGGTTGGGCTCTTCGAGGTTCTTCACGGCATTGCCGAGAATCTTTTCCACATGCTTGATCGCGGCGGCTTCGCCCACGACCGTCAGGCGGTCGCCCATCTGCAAACGCAGGTCGGGGGTGGCCAGCAGTTGTACGCCCGAGCGGTAGACGCGGCTGATGTTGATGCCGTAATTGTTGCGCAGGCGCAGCGAGGAGAGTTTCTTGCCGTTGATTTCGGGGCGCGTCACGAGGATGCGCTGCGAGGTGAGCTGGCTGTCGACGGCGTTCCAGTCGATGTTCTCCGTATTCCAGTCCGTCTGTTCCTGCTCCCCGAAGATCAGGCGCAGTGCGTCGGCCTCGCCCGGGGTGGTGATCACGAGGATGACGTCGTCCTTCTGCAACGTCTTGTCGGAGGTGGGAATCGAAACCTGCCCTTCGCGCCAGACCCGCGAAATGACGAAGTGGTGGTGGCTCTGCGCAGCGATCTCGTGGACGCTTTTGCCGAAGACGGCCGGGTTGGTCAGGTGGTAGCTGGCGATGAAGACGTTTTTCCGGTGTTCGGCGTCCGGCTCCGGCATGTCGGCGGGGCGGACGAAGAGTTTGCGGATGAAGACGATGGCCAGGATGACGCCCACTACACCCAGCGGATAAGTCACGGCGCAGCTCAGGGCGGCGCCGCTGGAGTCGACACCCATCTGTTGCAGCGCCTGCTGCGCGGCACCGAGTGCCGGGGTGTTGGTCGTGGCGCCGCACAGGATGCCCGACATGTCGGGCATCGAGACATGCAGCGTATAGCTCATTGCCACGGCCAGCCCCGTGCCGAGCAATACTACGGCCAGAGCCGGCGACATCAGGCGCAGCCCGTCAGCGCGCAGCGAGTTGAAGAAACCGGGGCCGACCTGCAGGCCGAGGGCGTATACGAAGATGATGAGCCCGAAGCTCTCGGCATAGTTCAGCATCGCCGGGTCGATCGACAGCCCGAAATGCCCGGCCAGGATACCGGCGAAAAAGATGAATGCCACGCCCAGCGAGATGCCGAAGATGCGGATCCTGCCCAGTGCGATCCCGATCGTCGAAATGAGCGAAATAACCACGACGGCCTGCAGAGCCGAGTGTTCGACGAATAAACTTTTAAGCCATTCCATCCTTTCCGTTTGAGAATTTGCTGCAAAAGTAGGGCAAATTTTTCAGATAGCCGCTTTTTTGCAGAACCTTTTGTGGGCTCATTGTGCCTGTGTGCAACATTTTCGGCCGGCAAGGTAAATCATTTCAGCCCCATGTTATGACAAAACAGGCCCCGAGGTATGCAGTTCAGGATAATTTACATATCTTTGCACTACCCTACTTCACACAGGGGATGGAGGGGGTAATTAGTGACGCAAAAGGGCTTCTGTGCCGGGTGGGAGTCTGAAAATCTTACCCGGCCGCTGCCGGAAAACTTTAGGGATTGGTTATTCCGGACAGCATCAGGGCGGTCGATAACGGCCGCCCTGATTTGTTTATTGTGTACGATGTGTTCACCTCTCCGGATCACAGTTTCAGCGGTCTTCCGCGGTAAAAATCCAGTATTTTCGAACGGAATACGAATTCGTATTTTGCCTGCACGAGTTCCGACTCGGCTTTTTCCATGCGGGTTTTGGCATCGTTGAAATCGAAAATGGTCGAACGTCCCGATTCCGCCTTCCGCTGCTCGTAGGCGAATGCCACCTTCGCCGAGGCGAGGGCCACGCCGGCCGAACGGTATTTGCTGTACGCCGCATCGGCGTTGTACCACGCCTGTTCGATCTCCTTGCGCAGCGCCAGCTCGGCTTCGGTCAGTGCGAGCCGCTGGCTGCGGGCCGAAAGCTGTGCCGAGCGGATATTGTTGCGCGTGGCGCGGCGGTTGAAGATCGGGATGTTCATCGACAGTCCGACGTATTCGCGGCTGTTGTGGCGCATCTGGGCCCAGAACTTATCGCTGTCGGCGCTGTACACCCCCGTGCCGTAGCCGCCTGAAAGCGAGATGGAGGGATAGAGTGCCGATTTGGCAATGAGGACTGAATTCTCCGAACTTTCGAGCCGCAGCCGCTCCGCCTTGATATGGGGACGGTTTTCCGCCGCATAGTTGTAGACCTCGTCTGCCGTGCCGAGCCGGTGCAGCGAGGCGAGCGTCACGCTGTCGAGCTCCGGAACCACGACGTCGAACCCTGCGGCGCTCTCGCGGTTGAGGGCCTGGCTCAGGTTGAGCAGTGCCAGTTGCAGGTCGTTGCGGGCCTGGGTCAGGCTCAGCTGGTCTTTGGCTTGAAGCGCCTCGCTTTCGTACCGGGCCGATTCCGGCTGTTTGCCGGCGGCGACCAGTTCGCGGCTCTGCGTGGCCTGCAGGGTGCTCAGGGCGAGCTGGCGTTCGGCCACGTCGGCGAGTTCCTTGTTGTAAAGTACCTCCAGGTAGAGTGTCATGACGTTGATCGACAAATCTTCGCGGGCACGTTCCAGATCCTGCATGGCTGCGGCGAGGTCGAGCTTGCCGCCTTTGACCTGGCGGTTGATGCGCATGCCCTGGAATACGGGGATGCTGGTCGAGATGTTGAGCGATCCCGAGGTCTGGTTGTTGTCCTTATAAGTATTGTCGCTCGAGAGTACGCGGCCGAACGATGCGTCGCCTCCGATCGAGGCGTTCAGGTCGGGCAGGCGGCTGTATTTGGCCGTCGAGAGTTCCACCTCGTTCTGTTCGACCTGCAGGGCGCGTTGCTGCACGTCGATATTGTTGGCCAGGGCATACCCGATGCAGTCGTCGAGCGACCAGGGCGTGCCGGGTGCCGGTGCTGCGTCGGCTTGAGGTGCAGCCGGTGCGGGCTGGGCCCCCGCGGGCATTGCGCAGAGTGTGGCGGCAGCTGTGCAGAGTGCGGCGAATAGGGTGCTGGTTTTCATGCTGCGGTGCATTTGGGGTTATTTCTTCTTGTCTTCCTTCGCGCCGCGGACTTTGTCGTCGGCGGTCACGCCCTCGGTAAGCTCGATGTTGATGCCGTCCGAAAGGCCGATCTTGACTTCGCGTTTGTCGAAGGTCTGCTCTGCGGCGTCCTCGGCGCTCGTGAGCAGGTAGACATACGTTTTTTCGCCCTCGAATTCGACGGTGCTCTCGGGAAGCGTCAGCACGCCTTCGCGGCTTTCGATCACGATGCTGGCGTTGGCGCTGTACCCGGCGCGCACGAAGACGTCGGCGGGAATCTTCACGGCGGCCTTCACTTCGAACATGATGACGCCGTTATCCTCGGTCGCCTTGGGCGAAACGTATTCCAGGGTAGCGTCCAGCTCGACGTTCTGCAGGGCGCCGATCGTCAGCTTCACGGGCATGCCCTCGTGCAGTTTGCCGACGTCCGTTTCGTCGACGTTGCCCCGGAAGAGCATGTTCGACATGTCGGCTACGGAGGCGATGGTCGTACCGTCGTTGAACGTGTTGGCCTGGATCACCGAGTTTCCGACCTTGATCGGCACGTCGAGGATCATACCGTCGATCGTCGATCGGATCTGCGTGTTGCTGAGCTCCTTGTAGCGGCTGGTGATGCCGTTCTTGACGATCTCCAGATTCTCTTTGGCGTTCAGCAGTTCCTCCTCGGCTTTCTGGAGGTCGGTGCGCCCCTGTTCGAACTCCTCGTCCGAGACGACGCCCTTGTCGTGCAGTGTTTCCGTGCGGCCGAATTCGCGGCGGGTCTGCGCCAGCGATATTTCGGCTACCGAGACGCGCGATTCGGCGCTCGAAAGCTGTCCCATCTCCGGGACGACCTTCACCGTGGCGATCACCTCGCCCTTGCGCACCATCTGGCCGGCCTCCTTGTAGACGTCGGAAACGATACCCGAAATCTGGGGCTTGATCAGCACCTCGTCGCGGGGTTCGACCTTGCCGGTGGCGACCACGAATTGTTTGAGCGTGTCGAGTTTGGGTTGTACGATCGTGTAGACTACCTTTACCGGACGGGTCTTCTGCCACAGGAACACGAACGTTCCGAGCAACAGCGCCGCAAAGAGCACACCCAGAAAGATTTTCAGAAATTTTTTCATAGCCGTAATCTATTGAATTTGATTGTTATTCTTCACGTATTGCATCCACAGCCTTGATGCTCAGGGCCCGGTAGGCGGGGATGACGCCCGCCAGCAGGCTGCCCGCGACGAGGATGAAAAGCGCCAGCATGCCTGTCCCGAACGATATTTGCCACGAGATCTCGGCACCCTCCTGGGCC
This Alistipes onderdonkii DNA region includes the following protein-coding sequences:
- a CDS encoding OstA-like protein; the encoded protein is MRRLFTIAAVVLAAGSVIFARSGMQAPGQEPEAEKKLIDLKSDNMGPIAPGDSVIFLVGNFAAQHNGAVITCDSAVRYSDMRIEFFGNVLINKNTTYIYGDRAEYNGELNEARVYSDIVKVVDGDATLYTYRFVFNTKENIGQFADGGVLINRDNRLESVRGYYYANTKDLICVDRVEMRNDEYELKGDSVVYNMATDNAFFFENTNIWNKDGDYLYADRGAYDKADTLYRVTRNGYVLTEKQEMWSDSIDYFRAKDHVVLWRDIQIDDTEHKVLAFGDYGEYWKEPGDVFLTRRPSVVSYDLTQGDSLFMRADSMFLFTVNENARRRAAEKAAADSLARMRADSLQRPDSLGQHPDGSAVTAGPEGGRIVPGLRPGSAADSLSSAGGTDSLAAASGPDSPAHGSSGADSLHMADSLSAPGSLPDSLDRAADTLTVAQRKALLKEAARKAKAEKKAAAAKIKKAQLDSIAVRRKEKATAKLLSQKEREEARLAARRLKAAAKLKARQARAARKGKVIPVDSAALRELDSLIEMNMAEQDSLLNLLADSLLADTGAMALPADSVDSLALPRDSIYRLMKGYRDVRIFRSDFQTVCDSIVAISTDSTIHLYIDPVLWNQSNQITSDVMDIFTERQQIKRAEFIGSPMMVSQLDTTHYNQVAGKTMTAYFYNNQIYRNDVNGNAQTIYYMQDGEPPEITMMGVIESGDCSFYIEDKQVVQIVYRNEITDAFYPMDKIPPTQELYLKGFKWEGARRPAQADVFDRRIRPSQRAARSQMRHPDFPIMMRIEEHKKRLIEQRRWADRNDQVDPLTVEWMRELGYEVGQPREPQRPAPQAE
- a CDS encoding mechanosensitive ion channel family protein; translation: MQSLLTHWADALLAWLGLTSALNNGWDRWVAFSLVLLAVVLFDFLCRTVLVHGMRRIVMRTKATWDDELFSSAVLSRLCNIVSAIVLVIVLPVVFDEQSEARTIVTRLVQVYIVVTVFRFINALLYAAFNIVSARPAWQNKPINGLRQTGQGIAALICGILIVSILIGKSPAILLTGLGASAAVIMLIFRDSILGFVSGIQLSANDMLKVGDWITVPKYGADGSVIEVSLTTVKVQNWDNTIVTLPPYLLVSDSFQNWRGMQASGGRRVKRSVNLDMTSVKFCTPEMLARYRNIDIIREYIDQTEQRVEEYNAAHGIRPGERKINGLHQTNLGVFRAYLERYLRNEVPVNKGMTLMVRQLQPTETGLPMELYFFTDTVVWVDYERIQSDVFDHVLAVIPEFDLRVFQNPSGSDIEALRHLREPGAPAKPAVTGKPSASPE
- the araJ gene encoding MFS transporter AraJ, with the protein product MKKSLIALAFGTLALGMSEFVMMGILPDIARSLGVSIPEAGHLISAYALGVCFGAPLTVLVARTRPLKQILLVLTALIAVGNLCASLAPNYWMLMAMRFVSGLPHGAFFGVGSIVAERVADAGKRTEAVSIMIVGMTVANLFGVPLGTYISNVLSWRTTFAIVAVWGVVALTLVRMWVPRMEPLPDTGLKGQFRFLRSLAPWLVLASVMLGNGGIFCWYSYVSPLMIHTSGFTEENLTLVIMLAGFGMFAGNILGGHLSDRFTPEKVVRFTLAAATLTLLGIFFGAHVHYLSVVLMTLCTGCLFCVSSPQQLLILENSRGGEMLGAALVQVAFNLGNALGAYCGGLPIARGLGYEYTALPGAGFTLLGLLTAVVYIRKYPRHAMR
- a CDS encoding putative transporter — encoded protein: MEWLKSLFVEHSALQAVVVISLISTIGIALGRIRIFGISLGVAFIFFAGILAGHFGLSIDPAMLNYAESFGLIIFVYALGLQVGPGFFNSLRADGLRLMSPALAVVLLGTGLAVAMSYTLHVSMPDMSGILCGATTNTPALGAAQQALQQMGVDSSGAALSCAVTYPLGVVGVILAIVFIRKLFVRPADMPEPDAEHRKNVFIASYHLTNPAVFGKSVHEIAAQSHHHFVISRVWREGQVSIPTSDKTLQKDDVILVITTPGEADALRLIFGEQEQTDWNTENIDWNAVDSQLTSQRILVTRPEINGKKLSSLRLRNNYGINISRVYRSGVQLLATPDLRLQMGDRLTVVGEAAAIKHVEKILGNAVKNLEEPNLVAVFVGLILGLTLGSIPVSIPGISLPVKLGLAGGPIIVGILIGTFGPRLHMITYTTYSANLMLRALGLSMYLACLGLEAGTHFFETVMRPEGALWLLLGFLLTFVPVVLLGIFALRILRIDFGSVAGMLCGSMANPMALNYANDTIEGDNPSVSYATVYPLCMFLRVIIIQVMLMVFL
- a CDS encoding efflux RND transporter periplasmic adaptor subunit, translating into MKKFLKIFLGVLFAALLLGTFVFLWQKTRPVKVVYTIVQPKLDTLKQFVVATGKVEPRDEVLIKPQISGIVSDVYKEAGQMVRKGEVIATVKVVPEMGQLSSAESRVSVAEISLAQTRREFGRTETLHDKGVVSDEEFEQGRTDLQKAEEELLNAKENLEIVKNGITSRYKELSNTQIRSTIDGMILDVPIKVGNSVIQANTFNDGTTIASVADMSNMLFRGNVDETDVGKLHEGMPVKLTIGALQNVELDATLEYVSPKATEDNGVIMFEVKAAVKIPADVFVRAGYSANASIVIESREGVLTLPESTVEFEGEKTYVYLLTSAEDAAEQTFDKREVKIGLSDGINIELTEGVTADDKVRGAKEDKKK
- a CDS encoding NUDIX hydrolase, coding for MRCDNGAELFPVVDEAGNVVGSATRAECHGGGGLLHPVVHLHLFNSRGELYLQRRPVWKDIQPGRWDTAVGGHVDYGETVDDALRREVREELGVTGFVPERVAVYVFRSERERELIYVHRTVYDGEVVPSDELDGGRFWSRDEILANLGKGVFTPNLEGEVKLVLGV
- a CDS encoding TolC family protein — encoded protein: MHRSMKTSTLFAALCTAAATLCAMPAGAQPAPAAPQADAAPAPGTPWSLDDCIGYALANNIDVQQRALQVEQNEVELSTAKYSRLPDLNASIGGDASFGRVLSSDNTYKDNNQTSGSLNISTSIPVFQGMRINRQVKGGKLDLAAAMQDLERAREDLSINVMTLYLEVLYNKELADVAERQLALSTLQATQSRELVAAGKQPESARYESEALQAKDQLSLTQARNDLQLALLNLSQALNRESAAGFDVVVPELDSVTLASLHRLGTADEVYNYAAENRPHIKAERLRLESSENSVLIAKSALYPSISLSGGYGTGVYSADSDKFWAQMRHNSREYVGLSMNIPIFNRRATRNNIRSAQLSARSQRLALTEAELALRKEIEQAWYNADAAYSKYRSAGVALASAKVAFAYEQRKAESGRSTIFDFNDAKTRMEKAESELVQAKYEFVFRSKILDFYRGRPLKL